The Deltaproteobacteria bacterium genome segment CAGGGCAAAATTGGGCGCTGCAAAAGATAGCATTGCCAATATGTTTAAGACCTTAGCAAACCGACCTGACTTTTCGGAAATAGAAATTGATCCGAATAGCTTTGAGATTCTTGCAGTCAAAGGAAGTGAAAAAATTCCAGCATTGTCAATTTTCAACCAGGGCGATTTAAATTGCGCTGGTCTAAGTGTTTTTCTCGGTCTGGGAGCAGCACAGGAATTATCACACAACCTTGGCTTCATTATTTTGGATGATCCATCGCAAACCTTGGATAGTACCCACAAGGAAAATCTTGTTAGCATCTTGAACTCTATACCAGATGATAAACAAATTTTGGTTTCTACTTCTGAGTCTGACCTTAGAGATTTGATTCTAACCAAAATAATAAGGAAAAAGAAACGTTACAATTTTGCTCCATGGTCTGATATAGAGGGCGCGAAGCCTGGGGAGGTTTAATAATAGGTATGGAAGCAATTATCTTTCAAACTCTTAAACGGATAAGGGACAAACACGGGCCTAGTGAATTTGGCAAAATTGCACAAAAGCTTCTTGGGATTGTGCTTTGCCGATTATGTTTTGAAGTAAAGGAACGCAGTGTCCAAGATGTGGATATAGAAGCAGTTAAGAAGGGATTAAAATACTGGCTTGAGGTTAAAACGACTGATAAAGATGAAGTCATCATAGGAGAAAAAGATGTTAGTGGCTTGAAGCAATGCGAGCTACTACATGGAGGAGCAACTGGTTATGCAATTTTAAAGGTTAGTTTATTATCTGATTGGATCATAGCCTCAAGCGGAAATATCAAATCGGGTACTGTTCGCATCGGCAGGTTTAGTACTCAAAGAATTTTGCCGTTACAGAATGATGTAAACAAGAACTTTCCATCTATAGTAAAGGAATTAGGAAACCAAATTTTATCAGCTACCAAAGGTCAAGCACAATTCGTTGCTGACAGATTGCTGAAGTTGGAAATAGAAAAGAAAAATTGCAATGATAGATCTGTCTGATACCATGTATTGCCTTGCAGCTTATTTTCGTTTCACCCGCCTTTAGTGGGCTTATGCAAATCCATATTCGGAGGTGTGTTATGCCTAAAATAAGCGATATCGAAGACAAAGGCAAGGAGAGGTTAGCCATTCCTCATTTGCCTTGGCTCAAAAAATCCATTGGTTCAGATCTCATCAAGGGAGGAATATATCTTTTGGCAGGTGAACCTGGAATTGGTAAAACCACTTTAGCTCTCCAGATATTGGGAGATCTAAGCAGGCAAGGCGTGAAAGTCTTATATATACCAACTGAACAGAGCATGAGTGATATAAAGCGAGTAGTAAATCGAATATATGATTTAGAATCGGACGAAGTTCGATCATCAATTAGTGAGAACTTGTATATTGATACTATTGATGATCTGGCAATGCTACCTTGGTTTTTAAACCATCGAATTCTACCCCCTGAAAGAGAATACTACGGGTGCGAGATTATCGTTATAGACTCTCTTCAAGGAGGCGGGTTGTCCACAGGGGTTGGGGAGAAGTATAAGGCTCTTCTTGATTTTGTAGATACTGCAAAAGGAACCGGGATTAGTTGTTTATTTGTGAACCATGTGACAAAGAGCGGAGAAATTGCTGGGCCAAAAGCTCTTGAACATGCAGTTGACTGTATAATTTACATTCGAAGAGCGCTTCGTTTACGACCCCTTTTTGTTCCGAAGAACAGGTTTGGCCCAGCCATGCTTGATCCTCTTGTCTTGATTATGGATGAGCAAGGTCTTAAGGAATCGCCCCACATAACAGCAGAGGCTAGCGCAGTATTGGGCTATAGTGGCATAGGTGAGGATTTCGCTGAAGCGCAAGCTTCTGTCACTATACCAAGATATGGTTCCCCTCCAGGGTTAAGTGCTCCATTCCTTCCCAGTAAAAAGATTAAACAGCTTCTGAAAGTTTTGGGTACTCTTAAAGATATTGATGTGGTTGACCTATCTTACGATGTGAGTTGTTTTATCCCTGGCCGACATGGGTATGCAATAGTGCTTGACCTACCTATTATAGTGGCCCTTTTAAGTTCGTACTTGCATCAACGAGTGGATAACCAAACTCTATTCATAGGAGAAGTCGATCTTACAAAGCAAATTCGGCCACCTGAGAGGACGTATTTAGCTGCCTTAGCAGAAGTTCTTGTTGAATCACAGCCAGGAAGAATAAAACTTATCTATTTGTCTGAAAAAGTGGCTGATGAGTTTAAGCAAATGCAACCGCAGGAGGGTATGCCAAAGGTTGGCGACCTTGTAGAAGTTTGTGGTGTGAGGGATTTAGATTCTTTTCTTCACCACCTTTGGCCTTTTTTAATTACGGCTGGAAAATAATCTAAATAGGAGGAATTACCATGCCACCCCCCTCCGTACCTCGACGAGTAGAAGACATCATTTTCTACTACTACGCTAAGTTAGTTATTGCACCTTCAGCAGGATTCGGTGGAAACTACGGGTTTATTATTGATGCCTACAAGCGTTTAAAATCTGGCGAGATTCGAATGTCGGACTACGAGCGGGAACTTTTACATATCGCTGAGGTGCCAAATATATGTGCTTTTTGTGAATCCAGGAGCGCTAATTGTA includes the following:
- a CDS encoding AAA family ATPase, with the translated sequence MPKISDIEDKGKERLAIPHLPWLKKSIGSDLIKGGIYLLAGEPGIGKTTLALQILGDLSRQGVKVLYIPTEQSMSDIKRVVNRIYDLESDEVRSSISENLYIDTIDDLAMLPWFLNHRILPPEREYYGCEIIVIDSLQGGGLSTGVGEKYKALLDFVDTAKGTGISCLFVNHVTKSGEIAGPKALEHAVDCIIYIRRALRLRPLFVPKNRFGPAMLDPLVLIMDEQGLKESPHITAEASAVLGYSGIGEDFAEAQASVTIPRYGSPPGLSAPFLPSKKIKQLLKVLGTLKDIDVVDLSYDVSCFIPGRHGYAIVLDLPIIVALLSSYLHQRVDNQTLFIGEVDLTKQIRPPERTYLAALAEVLVESQPGRIKLIYLSEKVADEFKQMQPQEGMPKVGDLVEVCGVRDLDSFLHHLWPFLITAGK